The genomic interval TGCGTGTAATCGGACCGGAAGCAAAACGTAACGGTTGGGGTAAATGGTCACCAGACGGAAAGACTATTGCATTTGCTTCAAACGTTAGCGGTAGCTACCATATCGGAATTCTGGATTTACATAAAGATGAGATAAGATGGGTGACCACGGGGGAAAGGAATTACTGGAATCCGGTCTGGTCACCGGATGGGTCCAAACTAGCTTGTCAGGTTGACATGAATGGGAGTCGAAGAATCACCATAACAGATGTGAAAAGCGGTGAGATGCAACTTGTTGGACCAACTGCAGGTTTGTGTTCAGACATGGAGTTCACATCTGATTGCAAATCACTAGTTTTTACTCACGAGGGCCCGCTGAATCCTTTTAACCTTTGGTCAATTGATCTGAATACAAATGAGTTACTGCAACTGACCTTTGGTTTGCCTGATTCCATCGATGAAGAAGTACTGGTAACACCGGAAGAGGTCACTTATTCCTCTTTCGATGGGTTGGAGATATCTGCGCTACTTTTCAGACCGATATGTGAACCGAACGATACACTTCCTCCAGCGATTGTCAGACTTCATGGAGGACCCAACTACCAGACTTTTAATTGGTGGCACCCCAGGATTCAGCTACTGGTTAATCACGGGTATTTGGTTCTTGCCCCAGACTTTAGGGGGAGTACCGGATACGGAAAGGCATTCGAGGAGAGAAGCATCGGTGACTGGGGTGGCGGAGATATGGAGGATGTAATTGCCGCAGCTGAATGGCTTAAGACTACCGGGCAGGCTGATCCGGACAGTATAGCTCTCCTGGGAGGCAGTTACGGAGGTTACCTGATGCTGATGGCAATGGCCAGAGCTCCTGGACTCTGGGCGGCTGGAGTTAACCTCTTCGGCTTCATCGACCTTAAGACATTCCACAGCAGTACCAGTGGTTGGGTGAGAGAGTGGTTAGAAAATCAGATCGGCAATCCAGAAGAGAATCCTGAATTCTATCGAGATCGATCTCCAATGACTCATTGCTCCGAGATCACAGCACCATTGCTGATACTTCATGGAGCCAAGGATGAACGTGTTCCTCTCAGCCAGGCCAAACGACTAAGGGATCAAATGGAAAGAAATGGCAAGGAATGCAGTCTGGAAATCTATAAGGATGAGGATCACTACTTCAGCGAGAATTCCACACAGATCGAAATCATGAAGACAATTCTGTGTTTTCTGGATAAACATGCTGCGAAGAAATAAAGTAGAACGGGATTGTTAGTCAGTGTAGTGGAAATAAACCGATATTGATGTTATTCCATTAAGGACAGGAGAAGCTTATCGAGTGTGAACGGCTATAACACTTATGAGGTTACCATATATCAAGAGGTAGATTCCGTTACTGACAGCAGGTCTGTCAGCGCTTCCAGCATATAGGCGACCGCGGGAGATAGTGGCGCGCCGAATTCGATGCTTCCAGGCTGAATCGCAAGCAGGAATATTCCTGCTCCAGTCTCCTCCTCCAGCCTTTCCATGACCAGTACTGGTGAGAGCGAGTGTGTTGTAAAGCCGGTTTCGCCTTTAATATCGTTTCTGTCTAGCAGTTCGACAGCCCCTGGTTCTCTGTCCAGGTGAACAGCGTCAACGATAATCACTGTATCCGGATCAAACCTGGTGACCGAACGTATATGGTTTTCCGGAACCGTTCCCGCATCGACAGTACATAGACCCTTTTCAGACAGTCTTGACACCAGTTCGGGGCCGATGCCGTCATCCCCCCTGAGGATATTGCCGATACCCATGAAAACTACTCTGCCCAGCAGCAGAGAACTCAGTCTGTCTTCAAGCATCCGCAATTGTTCGTTCATCACATTATTCCGTTTTTGCATGAATCCAGGTGTTAATATAAGTGTATAACATTTAATTGATGAAGTGAGATTCTGCAAGTGTCGTTAGTTAAGTCCGGCCCCCATAGAAGGTGGTTGTGCGCCTGCATTCGGCACAGAGGATCTTCACCCTGTCGGAGCGCCCATTGTCCTTCAGTACAGCCTGAAGGTTATCATCGGCAAGACCGAGTTCTCTTAACCTTACGAGGTAAAGCGTTGGGTTGGAGAACGAGAGTTCTCCAAGTTTTTCGGAAATCCATATCAGATGATCCTTTGTGGCGATGGGATTACCGCATACCTCGCAGATCTGCAGTTCTTTCTCTATGGTTTCAAAAGCTTTACTTCTGTCGAAGTATGAGAGTTCCCATTCGTTAGTCTGTACTATTCCGGTATCACCGGTTTCTCTTATACATGCATCAACACAGACACCACAGAAAATACAGTCATCCGTATGGTGAATCATGACCCTTTTCGGAACTCCATCGCCCTCAATAATATCCTCATGTGATATTGCGGTTGACGGGCATGCTTCCTCGCACGCCAGACATCCGAGACACTTATCCTGATCGAAGACCGGCTGTCCCCTGAAATTGGGATGGGGAACATGCGGTTCCGCCGGGAACTTCGACGTGTAAGGCCCCTTGATTACCGCTTTAATCGCTTCTATAATTTCTCTGAGCTTTGGATATTTCATATTTCCATCCGTAACGAATCGCTTCACGGTTCGTTAATCTATTTTTTCTCCTTCTTTGTCTTCCGCATAACAGTCTATGATGCTCTTGTCCCAGAGCTTGATTCCGGCTCTGTGAGCTCCGCGCGAAATGGCATGTGCAGCCACAGGTGACGCTAGAACCAGGAATACTATTGCCAGAAGAGCCTTGAAACCCGTTGGTGTAAACCCGCCGGACATCAGGAACGTTCCGAACAGAATGCTGCATGTTCCCAGTGTCACGCATTTGGTGGCAGCCTGAAGCCTGTTGTAAACATCCGGAAGCCTTACAAGACCAAGGCAACCAAGGACATCGAATGCCACACCTATTCCAATAAATAACATTCCTATTATATCAATCATCGAAGCTTCTTCCCTCCAGATACTTGGCAAGGGCCAATGTGCCGATGAAGCTCTGAAGCCCCCAGGCGATACCAATGTCGATGTACCATGAACGGCCTGTAGCTATGCTGAGTACAGCGCAGAGGCCGACGATCAGTATACCGAAGATATCAATTGCAACGATCCTGTCGGGGGCTGTAGGCCCTCTGAGAACCCTGAACAGAACCATGAGCGAGGAAAGGATCAGTACGTATACTATCCTTCCTGTGAAATTGGTATATACGGCGCTCTGAGCGAAAAATACACTTTTGAATGGAAGCACGATAATAAGGGCAATAATCCCCAGTAGCACTATTGTGCCTGCAACCCATCTCGCAAACTTCATTTTTTTACCGCATCTTCTTCGAAAATCTTCTTGAGCATCGGTTCAAATCGGCTTCCAATCTCCCTGTACGTTGTTTCCGGATCGGAACCCACAACATTAATCCAGTGAATGTAGAGAATGCCTTTGTCCTGATCTATGTCGACTGTAAGTGTACCCGGAGTCAGTGTTATTGAATTAGCCAGGAAAGTCAGTCCCGTGTCAGATTTCAGTTCTGTTTTGAGCCTTACTATACCAGGCTTTATTGGCATTGATGGATGAATGACACGGTACGCGACATCAAAATTGGCCCTTATCAGCTCCCATATGAATACGGGAATGTACCAGAACAGGAAATAGAATACCCGAATCGGGTTGAAGAACATGTGCGGCCTTGTAACGAACATCGAACCCATAATGGCGGCAACTATCAGTGATACAACGGCTCCTGCTATCAGATGCTGAGTATCTGGTACCCAGCAGAGAATGCACCATACTGCGAAAGCGAATATGAACATCAGCATTCTGCTTTTCATGGTCTACACCCCGCCCATTCCGGAAAGCACTTTGACCGCGGGCGACAGGAAGTTTTCCCTTATATCAGGAATAAGAAGTAATCCGCCGAATATACAGACCAGGGCAAGCAGTATCAATGAAATCCGCATTAACGCCGGTACTTCTTTAACATTCATGAATTTATCTTTGAGGGCGCCAAGGAATACGAACCTTGTAACCTTTAGAACGTAGGCAATTGTAACAATGCTCATTAGAACGGCCCAGGCGGCAAGTTTCATGTGATTCGCCTGAACAGCGGCAATAATGATAATCAGTTTGCTCCAGAAACCCGCAAAGGGTGGAATACCTGCTAGTGACATAGCCCCTGCGAGTGTAGATCCGCTTGTAACCGGAAGCTTTTTAGAAAGTCCACCCATTTCCTTCATATTCCTGGTTCCCGTAACGTATTCAACGGCTCCGGAATCGAGGAATAGAAGGGATTTGAAAACTGAATGGTTGAACAGGTGGAAAAGGGCTCCCATTATTCCAAGAGGTGTACCGATACCAAGACCCAGCATAATATATCCGACCTGACTTATGGAACTGTAAGCAAGCAGCCTCTTCATATCCCATTGCCGGAGAGCCACAAGAGCGCCTACCCCCATGGATATCGCCCCAAGAGTCATCAGGATGATTTTAATCTCAGATGGACCTCCGAAGATAGTGAAGAACACTCTGGCGATTGCGTATACTCCCAGAGCTTTGATAAGTACGCCGGAGAGCATTGCCGAGATCGGAGCCGGAGCGGAGGGATGAGCATCCGGAAGCCACGCATGGAATGGAACCATGGCAGCTTTAAGTCCGAAACCCGTCAACAGGAGTGCAAAAACCAAATACATTACTGCGGGATTTTCCGAGCCTGCTATGATCTGAGTCATGTTGGCCATATTCAATGTGCCTGTATAACTGTAGAGGAATACTACTCCGAGCAGTATCAGAAGTGAGGCTACACCGCCCATTACAGCGTATTTGAATGAAGCTTCAAGCTCACGCTTTTCGGTACCGAATGCTACCAGTGCATAACTTGCAAGGGAAGCTACTTCGACGAATACGAAGAGGTTGAATATGTCACCGGTTATCAGGACACCGTTCATCCCGGCAAGCATCAGGAGGAAGAGGCAATAGAACTGCCATTTCTCAGTGTACCTCGTCATGTAATTAACTGAGTATACAGCCACAAGGAACGCAATGAAGTTGACTGTTATAAGCATGAATAAAGTGAGTCCGTCCATTACCAGCTGAATGCCGACTATTCTGCCCAGCACCTCCTGGAATCCGCCCCAGTTACCTACGTTGCAGATTAACCTTTGTCCAAACTCCATCTTCAGTATGAAAAGGATGGAGAGTACAAAAGTACCTGCGGAAGCTATAACCCCAAGTATATCGGGAATTCCCTTTATCCTCTTAAAAAGAGCAGTCAGGAAAGCTCCCGCAAGTGGGATCGCTACAAAAAGCGGTATTATGCTTTCGCTTATCATCCTCTTAACTCCCGCATCCTGGTTATGTCGAAGGTTCCGTATTTACCGTACAGTCTTATAGCTAAAGCGATAAGGAAAGCTGTTGTGGCGAGCCCTATCACTATGGATGTAAGAACAAGTGCATGTGGAAGCGGATCGACCATCGATTCAGGGAGAACAACCTGTGTTTCGGAAAATATTGCAGCTCTTCCTCCGGCTTTATAGGCAACAAGAACAAGAAAAAGATTCACAGCGTACTCCGCGATCACTACTCCCAGTATGATCTTGATAATATTCTTTTTTGAAAGTATTGCGTAGATACCAATGCAGAATAGTATCAGGCAGAGTATGTAGGGCATGTACGCATTCATCACTTTTTCTCCGATTCAAATTTCTGCAGGATTATCAAAGTAAGGAAAATACTGAACAGACCGGCACCAACCTTTAGGCTGATGGCGATATTCTCAAGTGGTATGATTCCTGCGCTTACAAGCTGTCCCGGTTCTCCATCCGGATGAAGGAAGTTATCGAAGAACCCTCCGTATTGCAGCCCGATAAGAGCCAGCGCCAGGAACATGACCGCTCCCAGTGCTTCAACCACGCCGGTGCTTCCCTTTGAAAATATCTTCGCTGAAACACTGCCTCCGAAGGCCAGATCAAGGTTGATAAAAGAGAGCGCCATTATTACCCCGCCTGCGAAACCACCACCCGGTGTGAGATGACCGTGCAGAATGATGTAAATTCCGTAGAGGAATATCAAACCAACGGTAAGCCTGGTTACCGTCTTGACAATAACAGACATTCCATGTTCGCGTTCTTTACTCATTGTTCTCCCGCAAATCTTCCTCTTTTTTCTTACCAACGCTTCGCATAACGGTTAATACACCAATTACGGCGGTAAATAGTACAGTAGCCTCTCCAAGGGTGTCGAACGCTCGATAATCAAGAATTACCGAGGTAACAACATTCATAGCCCCTGTTCCGGAGATGGCATCAATGGGATAGAACCGTGAGACAGTCATCAGAGGTTCTCCAAATGGAGAAAGCCCGCTGCTGAACGTTGCAAGTGCCGCAACGACTGCAAGACCCAGGAAAAGAACTCCCATAAGGGCTCCGAAGGGCCTGCTTCCACAGTATTTTTGGGCGGTATCCCTATTAAGTGTTGCTCTTATCAGGAGTATCACAGCTGCAATTTCAACCACAATCTGTGTAATTGCCACATCCGGTGCTTTCAGCAGAAGGAAAATGATAGAGAGTCCGAGTCCTACGATACCCACGGCCACAACGGCTGACAGAAGGTTCTTCACCTCTATAGCTATTATCGCTCCAGCTATCATCAGGCCCAGAAGTACATATAATTCAATCATATTCTCAGCCCAATCAGATCAGCACAATGCACAGTACCACAAGCCCAATGATAAACCAGAGGAAATATCTGGACAGAATGCCGTTGTGCATGAAAGAGAATACTATACCAAAACCAGCAACTATCTTTTTTGCCACTTCGTACAGGTCGAACAGCTTCTTGTCGGCAAGCCTGTATATAGCCTTAAGAATACCTATATCTTTAATAGTCTTGTAGAAATTTACTCCGGATACCCGCATATTGGGGTTTTCCTCAAGTGTTTCACCACCTGCGAATGGCGCTACGATTCTCGCCTTCTTTATCGTGCCTGCAAGATATATCAGATATCCAATTACCAGTCCGGCTATAATCATCAGTGTGGCAAGTCCTGACTGCCATATACCAGGAAAATCAATCTGTCCCGCCACCTCTGGCTTGAAATACTCCCTGAACGGAATCTTCCAGGCGAATACTCCAAGGCCGATACAAAGCAAAGACAGGACAGTTAAAGGCAGCAACGTAGAGAATCCGCTTCTCTCCTTCTTCTCAATTACTTCCTTCGATATCTTGGATGGCTGCCCGAGGAAGACCGTATGCACAAGCTTCATGAAGCTGGCAAGTGTGAGTGCGCTTCCCAGCATTGCCGCTACCAGCCATAGGATCCACCAGCCACCACTCCCTCCGGAAAGAATTATCCCCTGGTACAGCATCCATTTGGAAGCAAATCCGTTGAATGGTGGTACCCCGGATATTGACAGTGAAGCTATAAGGAACGCCACAAAAACCAGTGGCATGGCCTTAACCAGACCACCCAGCTTCGAAAGATCCGATGTGCCCGTTCTTCTCTCAACTTCTCCTCCGGCAAGGAAAAGGCTTGATTTGTATATGGTATTGTTGAACATATGAAAAAGCGCGCCCGCAATTCCAACTGGATTACCTGTGCCGATGCCCAGAACCATGTAGCCAACCTGGCTTACAGCGTGGTAGCCAAGAAGCCTTTTGAGATCGTGCTGTACAAGCGCCATCATCACGGCAGCCACTATTGTTACACTTCCCAGTGCCATGAGAACGGTATTCATTGCACTGGTCATCTGGAATACGTCAAGTGTAACCCTTGCAAGGAAATAAATACCGAGCAATTTATCAAGTGAAGCCGGCAGATAGGCCGTAACAGGAACTGGTGCATCTCTTGCTGTATCCGGCAACCATGTATGGAATGGCATTGCTCCAGCCTTCGCAAAGGCAGCTGAAGCAAGACAGAGATATGCTATTACCGATCCCCTGCTGGCAAGTGGAATGGAAAGGTTTCCGAATGGAAGGTGCAGAAAGCCTGAAAGCCCCGAATCCCCCGCCACTATTCTCCAGATAAGTACTATTCCCAGAAGGAGAAGAACATCTGTTCCACCTATGATGATAAGGGATTTCCTGGCCGATTCAGCTGTTCCCTCTCTTTTGCCGAAATTGATTAGAAGGTAGAGCATCAGCCCGAGGAATCCCCACAGCACAAGCAGGAGTATGAACGTTGTTGAAAAGAGTATTCCCAGAGTTGCAATGAAAGTGGCCAGGAGGTAAACATAGTAGCGCCACAGGCCTTTGCGGCCTTTCATGAACTTCAGGGAGTAAATAACCGCGAATATGAAGAACATGGAGGCAAACGCCGCACAGAGGAGCGATAAAGGAGTAATTGCAAAATACCCGTTCGGATTCTTAAGGGCATCTATTATCAGATTGAGACTCATCTGCCCCCCATCCTCTGTTTCATCTTCTCGGTCTTCTCTCGGCTGAGCTGCACAAGATCCTTCCCGTTGTAAAGCAATCTGCCATTGTCATCCTTAACAGCTATCCTTTCGGTACAGCAGTAACATGGATCAATCGCGGCAAGAATGATAGTAGCATCGGAAATTGTTTCACCTATAATGGTTGCCTTATAGGTGGGGAGGTTCATGAAGGTTGGCGCCCGAACTTTGTGCCGAATGGGCCTGTTCGTTCCATCGCTTTTCACATAGTGGAAGGTCTCACCTCTTGGAGCCTCTATGTGTCCAATTCCTTCACCAGGAGGAACATCTTTAATTTTTGCATCTATTTCGCCATCCGGGAGATTGTTGAGACAGTATTTCATTATCTTCGCGGCTTCGAATATCTCGAGAATTCGAACGACAGCCTTATCGAAAACATCACCGTTCTCGGTTACTATCATATCCCATTCCATTTCCTGGTACGCTCCGTAAGGGGAATCCTTCCTCACATCGCGAGCAACTCCGGAAGCTCTGGATGTGGGCCCCAGTGCGCTGAAGTCTATGGATTCCTGATAGGTCATGACGCCAACACCTTTGAGCCTCGCATGGAGGACAGGGTCGTCAAGAACGGCTTTCTTCAGCATATCAAGGGTTGGAAGAATGGAATCGATCTTCTTCAGACATATTGGGATATCCTCCGCTTTTATGTCTCTGCGAACACCGCCAGGCTTGAACATGGCGTAAGCATTTCTGTTGCCTGAGAGTATCTCCATGACATCAAGAATCTCCTCGCGGAGTTTCCAGGCCCACATATAAACTGTGTTATAACCCAGAAAATGCCCTGCAAGTCCCAGCCAGAGAAGATGAGAATGGATCCTCTCACCTTCGGCGATAATTGTTCTGATGTACTCCGATCTCATGGATACTACCATGGGGAAAATGTCTTCGACAGCTCTTGTGAATGCCCAGGGATGGCTTGTGGAACAGATGCCGCATATCCTCTCGACAACGAATGTGCTGTTATCGAAAGTTTTCATTTCAGACAGTTTCTCAATGCCCCTGTGGTTGTACCCCATCCTCATATCTATATCAACAACTATCTCGCCCTCAACGGTAAGAGTGAAAAACTCCGGTTCTTCCTGAAGGGGATGGTACGGGCCTATGGGTATTATCGTTTTACCCATTACAGCCCCCTCGTCCTGTCAGCTTTTTCATCCCACTCCTCGTAATCCTGCCTGAGAGGATATACTCCCTCGGGCCAGTTGTCGGCAAGTAACAGCCTTCGGGGATCGGGATGACCGATGAAGGTTATGCCAAGAAGCTCATTCATTTCCCTTTCTATCCAGTTGAAAGCTTCTATCTCCTTGGCAAGAGATTCAATTTCAGGCTTCTCCCTGTCAAGGAAAACTCGAAGCGAGATAAGCAGATTAATATCTTCAATAATGAAATGGTAGAGAATCTCAATTTTCGGAGGCAGGTCAGTAGCAGATGCAATATTGAATCTGGCACCAATATTTCTGAATAAATAAGTTCCGATTCTTACAATTGCCTCGGATTTGATCTGTACATATACGCGAGTGTTGGATTTATCCTCAAAATCAAGAATATCCTCGTTAAAACGGCTTGTGAAATCCAGAAGTACTTCTTCTCTTGTCATTTAGCGCTGCCAACTTTCTCTATCAGTTTTACCACACCTGCAATGATCGCTTCCGGTTTAGGT from Candidatus Aegiribacteria sp. carries:
- a CDS encoding S9 family peptidase, giving the protein MRSHQLTSEELISEVKTVRDFSLSPDGKSVAFSRTTKGISQIFLAEIKEFEPEQLTECPGSKTSLTWSSNNDLIAFAHSEKDGKGCDLCTINPFDGTVNTLLELEEGSIWSSSWSHDGKHLVFCSNYKSSIDIFTIDADGKNLLRLTSGSEMDQYPQWSPDGSRLLFYRSIGQGPLSQYEMRMINRDGKELRVIGPEAKRNGWGKWSPDGKTIAFASNVSGSYHIGILDLHKDEIRWVTTGERNYWNPVWSPDGSKLACQVDMNGSRRITITDVKSGEMQLVGPTAGLCSDMEFTSDCKSLVFTHEGPLNPFNLWSIDLNTNELLQLTFGLPDSIDEEVLVTPEEVTYSSFDGLEISALLFRPICEPNDTLPPAIVRLHGGPNYQTFNWWHPRIQLLVNHGYLVLAPDFRGSTGYGKAFEERSIGDWGGGDMEDVIAAAEWLKTTGQADPDSIALLGGSYGGYLMLMAMARAPGLWAAGVNLFGFIDLKTFHSSTSGWVREWLENQIGNPEENPEFYRDRSPMTHCSEITAPLLILHGAKDERVPLSQAKRLRDQMERNGKECSLEIYKDEDHYFSENSTQIEIMKTILCFLDKHAAKK
- a CDS encoding hydrogenase 3 maturation endopeptidase HyCI, which translates into the protein MNEQLRMLEDRLSSLLLGRVVFMGIGNILRGDDGIGPELVSRLSEKGLCTVDAGTVPENHIRSVTRFDPDTVIIVDAVHLDREPGAVELLDRNDIKGETGFTTHSLSPVLVMERLEEETGAGIFLLAIQPGSIEFGAPLSPAVAYMLEALTDLLSVTESTS
- a CDS encoding 4Fe-4S dicluster domain-containing protein — protein: MKYPKLREIIEAIKAVIKGPYTSKFPAEPHVPHPNFRGQPVFDQDKCLGCLACEEACPSTAISHEDIIEGDGVPKRVMIHHTDDCIFCGVCVDACIRETGDTGIVQTNEWELSYFDRSKAFETIEKELQICEVCGNPIATKDHLIWISEKLGELSFSNPTLYLVRLRELGLADDNLQAVLKDNGRSDRVKILCAECRRTTTFYGGRT
- the mnhG gene encoding monovalent cation/H(+) antiporter subunit G; this encodes MIDIIGMLFIGIGVAFDVLGCLGLVRLPDVYNRLQAATKCVTLGTCSILFGTFLMSGGFTPTGFKALLAIVFLVLASPVAAHAISRGAHRAGIKLWDKSIIDCYAEDKEGEKID
- a CDS encoding cation:proton antiporter — encoded protein: MKFARWVAGTIVLLGIIALIIVLPFKSVFFAQSAVYTNFTGRIVYVLILSSLMVLFRVLRGPTAPDRIVAIDIFGILIVGLCAVLSIATGRSWYIDIGIAWGLQSFIGTLALAKYLEGRSFDD
- a CDS encoding Na+/H+ antiporter subunit E codes for the protein MKSRMLMFIFAFAVWCILCWVPDTQHLIAGAVVSLIVAAIMGSMFVTRPHMFFNPIRVFYFLFWYIPVFIWELIRANFDVAYRVIHPSMPIKPGIVRLKTELKSDTGLTFLANSITLTPGTLTVDIDQDKGILYIHWINVVGSDPETTYREIGSRFEPMLKKIFEEDAVKK
- a CDS encoding monovalent cation/H+ antiporter subunit D family protein — protein: MISESIIPLFVAIPLAGAFLTALFKRIKGIPDILGVIASAGTFVLSILFILKMEFGQRLICNVGNWGGFQEVLGRIVGIQLVMDGLTLFMLITVNFIAFLVAVYSVNYMTRYTEKWQFYCLFLLMLAGMNGVLITGDIFNLFVFVEVASLASYALVAFGTEKRELEASFKYAVMGGVASLLILLGVVFLYSYTGTLNMANMTQIIAGSENPAVMYLVFALLLTGFGLKAAMVPFHAWLPDAHPSAPAPISAMLSGVLIKALGVYAIARVFFTIFGGPSEIKIILMTLGAISMGVGALVALRQWDMKRLLAYSSISQVGYIMLGLGIGTPLGIMGALFHLFNHSVFKSLLFLDSGAVEYVTGTRNMKEMGGLSKKLPVTSGSTLAGAMSLAGIPPFAGFWSKLIIIIAAVQANHMKLAAWAVLMSIVTIAYVLKVTRFVFLGALKDKFMNVKEVPALMRISLILLALVCIFGGLLLIPDIRENFLSPAVKVLSGMGGV
- a CDS encoding sodium:proton antiporter, whose amino-acid sequence is MNAYMPYILCLILFCIGIYAILSKKNIIKIILGVVIAEYAVNLFLVLVAYKAGGRAAIFSETQVVLPESMVDPLPHALVLTSIVIGLATTAFLIALAIRLYGKYGTFDITRMRELRG
- a CDS encoding DUF4040 domain-containing protein; amino-acid sequence: MIELYVLLGLMIAGAIIAIEVKNLLSAVVAVGIVGLGLSIIFLLLKAPDVAITQIVVEIAAVILLIRATLNRDTAQKYCGSRPFGALMGVLFLGLAVVAALATFSSGLSPFGEPLMTVSRFYPIDAISGTGAMNVVTSVILDYRAFDTLGEATVLFTAVIGVLTVMRSVGKKKEEDLRENNE
- a CDS encoding nickel-dependent hydrogenase large subunit, with amino-acid sequence MGKTIIPIGPYHPLQEEPEFFTLTVEGEIVVDIDMRMGYNHRGIEKLSEMKTFDNSTFVVERICGICSTSHPWAFTRAVEDIFPMVVSMRSEYIRTIIAEGERIHSHLLWLGLAGHFLGYNTVYMWAWKLREEILDVMEILSGNRNAYAMFKPGGVRRDIKAEDIPICLKKIDSILPTLDMLKKAVLDDPVLHARLKGVGVMTYQESIDFSALGPTSRASGVARDVRKDSPYGAYQEMEWDMIVTENGDVFDKAVVRILEIFEAAKIMKYCLNNLPDGEIDAKIKDVPPGEGIGHIEAPRGETFHYVKSDGTNRPIRHKVRAPTFMNLPTYKATIIGETISDATIILAAIDPCYCCTERIAVKDDNGRLLYNGKDLVQLSREKTEKMKQRMGGR
- a CDS encoding NADH-quinone oxidoreductase subunit C, producing the protein MTREEVLLDFTSRFNEDILDFEDKSNTRVYVQIKSEAIVRIGTYLFRNIGARFNIASATDLPPKIEILYHFIIEDINLLISLRVFLDREKPEIESLAKEIEAFNWIEREMNELLGITFIGHPDPRRLLLADNWPEGVYPLRQDYEEWDEKADRTRGL